The Blattabacterium cuenoti genome includes the window AAAATATAACAAACAAATTTACCTTTTTTGTTTCAAATTCAAAAGTAAAAATCTTTCAATAAAGAGATATAAATATCTATTCCCTCCATGATTTCTGAAATCAAAACGTATTCATTAGGCGTATGAGAACGTACGCTATCTCCTACTCCCATTTTAATAGTAGAAAAAGGCATGATACTTTGATCTGAAAGAGTAGGAGATCCATAAGTATTTTTTCCTATCAATTTAGCTTTTAAAACAATAGGATGCATAGGATTTATGAAAGATGAATTGAAATGTGAAGAACGCGGTTTCATTTTAGAATGAATTTTTTTTCGTATCATATCAATCAATTCCTCGTTTTTATATAATTCATTACTTCTGACATCTATAACAAAAGAACAAGTATCAGGGATGACATTATGTTGTATTCCTCCTTGTATTTGAGTTACATTTAAAGTAGTAAGACCTAATAAATCCGATTTTCTATCGAAATAAAAATTTCTCAAGTTTTCTATATCTTTTGTGGCTACATAAATAGCATTGACTCCCGTATTTCTCGCAGAGTGTCCTGTCTTTCCTTCAGCTATACAATCTAATACAATAAGTCCTTTTTCAGCAATAGCTACTTGCATTTGTGTTGGTTCTCCCACAATTCCTAAGTCTATAGATCCCAATTCAGGTAAAATTGATCGAAAACCCGAAGAACCAGATATTTCTTCTTCTGCAGTAATAGAAAGTACTAATTTATAAGACAACTCTGATAAATTACTTAAATATATAAAAGTAGATATCAATGAAACAACAGAAGCTCCAGCATCATTACTTCCTAATCCGATTAGTTTATTTTCTTGTTGAATAGCAGTAAAAGGATCGGTTATCCAACTTTTTCCTGGCTTTACCGTATCATGATGAGAATTTAATAATATGGTTCGCACATCTTTTTTTTTATAAAAATTATGATTTTCTGTCCATATATTGTTAAATTTTCTTTTTACATGAAATCCATATTTATGAAGATAATCCTCTATCAAAAAAGAGACCTTATTTTCTTGTTCAGATATGGAAGGGGTATTGATGATCTGAATTAGAAGTTGTATGGCTTCTTCCTTTAAAACTTGTAAATCTACTACAGACATAGGATCGTCTTATTACGATCATTTTTTAATAAATGAGTAGGTAGACCTATACTAACCTTATATACTCCATTTTGGAATGCAAAAAAAGCATTTTCCAATTTAGGAATCATCCCATTTGTTATGGTGTGACTTTGTTTCATTTTTTGAAATAAATGAAAATTTATTTTTTTTAAATAAGATTCCGAATCCTGTACATTTCGTAAAACCCCT containing:
- a CDS encoding M20 family metallo-hydrolase — its product is MSVVDLQVLKEEAIQLLIQIINTPSISEQENKVSFLIEDYLHKYGFHVKRKFNNIWTENHNFYKKKDVRTILLNSHHDTVKPGKSWITDPFTAIQQENKLIGLGSNDAGASVVSLISTFIYLSNLSELSYKLVLSITAEEEISGSSGFRSILPELGSIDLGIVGEPTQMQVAIAEKGLIVLDCIAEGKTGHSARNTGVNAIYVATKDIENLRNFYFDRKSDLLGLTTLNVTQIQGGIQHNVIPDTCSFVIDVRSNELYKNEELIDMIRKKIHSKMKPRSSHFNSSFINPMHPIVLKAKLIGKNTYGSPTLSDQSIMPFSTIKMGVGDSVRSHTPNEYVLISEIMEGIDIYISLLKDFYF